A single window of Neisseria sp. KEM232 DNA harbors:
- the argH gene encoding argininosuccinate lyase, whose product MNSNKTWSGRFNEPVSELVKKYTGSIDFDKRLAEWDIQGSLAHAEMLRQAGVLSDEDAAAIRQGMTEILAEIAAGKMVWSLDLEDVHMNIERRLTDKIGDAGKRLHTGRSRNDQVATDIRLWLRDQISIIRSLIRDLQTALIELAEQHADTVMPGFTHLQVAQPVSFGHHMLAYVEMLGRDDERMADCRGRVNRMPLGAAALAGTTYPIRREITAEILGFEQICQNSLDAVSDRDFAIEFTAAASLVMVHLSRLSEELILWMSPRFGFIDIADRFCTGSSIMPQKKNPDVPELVRGKSGRVIGHLIGLITLMKSQPLAYNKDNQEDKEPLFDTVDTLIGTLRIYADMMRGVTAKPENMRAAVMQGFATATDLADYLVKKGMPFRDSHEVVAQAVRHADQSGVDLSELPLEVLQGFSSLISDDVYQVLTPEGSLAARNHLGGTAPEQVRFQAERWRRLLEKAV is encoded by the coding sequence ATGAACAGCAACAAAACATGGTCGGGAAGATTCAACGAACCCGTGTCCGAGCTGGTGAAAAAATACACCGGCTCGATTGATTTCGACAAACGTTTGGCCGAATGGGACATCCAAGGCTCGCTGGCGCACGCCGAAATGCTGCGGCAGGCGGGCGTGTTGTCGGACGAAGACGCCGCCGCCATACGACAGGGCATGACAGAAATCCTGGCCGAAATCGCAGCGGGCAAAATGGTCTGGTCGCTCGATTTGGAAGACGTGCACATGAACATCGAACGCCGCCTCACCGACAAAATCGGCGACGCGGGCAAACGCCTGCACACCGGTCGCAGCCGCAACGACCAAGTCGCTACCGACATCCGCCTGTGGCTGCGCGACCAAATCAGCATCATCCGCAGCCTGATACGCGACCTTCAGACGGCCTTAATCGAGCTGGCCGAGCAACACGCCGATACCGTGATGCCCGGTTTCACCCACCTGCAAGTCGCCCAACCCGTGAGCTTCGGCCACCATATGCTGGCCTATGTGGAAATGCTCGGCCGCGACGACGAGCGCATGGCCGACTGCCGAGGCCGCGTCAACCGTATGCCCTTGGGCGCGGCCGCGCTGGCGGGCACAACCTATCCGATTCGGCGTGAGATTACCGCCGAAATCTTGGGCTTTGAGCAAATCTGCCAAAATTCCCTCGATGCTGTATCAGACCGCGATTTCGCCATTGAGTTCACCGCCGCCGCCTCGCTGGTGATGGTGCACTTGAGCCGCCTGTCGGAAGAGTTGATTTTGTGGATGAGTCCGCGCTTCGGGTTTATCGACATTGCCGACCGCTTCTGCACCGGCTCGTCCATCATGCCGCAAAAGAAAAATCCCGACGTACCCGAACTTGTGCGCGGCAAATCCGGCCGCGTCATCGGCCACCTTATCGGACTGATTACGCTGATGAAATCGCAGCCTCTGGCCTACAACAAAGACAATCAGGAAGACAAAGAGCCGCTGTTTGACACGGTTGACACACTTATCGGCACCTTGCGGATTTACGCCGACATGATGCGCGGCGTAACGGCGAAACCGGAAAACATGCGCGCGGCCGTGATGCAGGGCTTTGCCACCGCCACCGACCTGGCCGATTATCTGGTGAAAAAAGGCATGCCTTTCCGCGACAGCCACGAAGTCGTTGCCCAAGCCGTGCGCCATGCCGACCAAAGCGGCGTAGATTTGAGCGAATTGCCGCTGGAAGTATTGCAGGGTTTCAGCAGCCTGATTTCAGACGACGTGTACCAAGTGCTCACGCCCGAAGGCAGCCTCGCCGCACGCAACCATCTGGGCGGCACCGCGCCCGAACAGGTGCGTTTCCAAGCCGAACGCTGGCGCAGGCTGCTGGAAAAGGCCGTCTGA
- a CDS encoding chaperone modulator CbpM, producing the protein MQTDITLSFEEIVRIGQCRREWLLELIEEDIISIEGRPEQAQFSGFQLARVRRAARISRDFDAGIPALGLIMRLLDEVEELRKPRPQADAAETV; encoded by the coding sequence ATGCAAACCGACATCACCCTCAGCTTTGAAGAAATCGTCCGCATCGGACAATGCCGCCGCGAATGGCTGCTCGAACTGATAGAAGAAGACATCATCAGCATCGAAGGCCGTCCCGAACAGGCGCAGTTCAGCGGCTTCCAACTCGCCCGCGTCCGCCGCGCCGCCCGCATCAGCCGCGACTTCGACGCCGGCATCCCCGCCCTCGGCCTCATCATGCGCCTGCTCGACGAAGTGGAAGAGCTGCGCAAACCCCGGCCGCAAGCCGACGCCGCCGAAACCGTATAA
- the mutL gene encoding DNA mismatch repair endonuclease MutL, with protein sequence MSRIAALPDHLVNQIAAGEVVERPAAALKEIIENSLDAGATAIEAQADAGGVKRLRVTDNGTGIHPDDLPLALSRHATSKIASLGDLQHVASMGFRGEGLASIASVSRLTLTSRQSGQAHANQIRAEDGALSAVSAAAHPEGTTVEAADLFFNTPARRKFLKSDATENAHCAAVVERLALANPAVAFTFKRDGKTLFAYPPQSLEERVAAVLGADFQTASLPVSAAAGGMGLRGLIAKPTFAKGKSAQQYCFVNRRFVRDKVMLHAVKQAYRDVLHHALTPAFVLFLELPPEAVDVNVHPAKTEIRFRDSAAVHQFIFHSLDKVLADTRADRTESVGNAGAVLHQIMGVAERPSESPSSALSDGLNAAPPASSGKSVPAAYTPAARVPQQRSLSLNESRRALDTYAELYRKSPHDDRELAELEQQRFGRPSENQPAPADSVSDGLPEHPLGFAIAQLLDIYILAQAADSLLLIDMHAAAERVNYEKMKRQRDAQGRLNSQPLLIPVSFAATREETAALADHGDELRAFGLDLSAIGENRIAVRTVPQMLGKADIESLARDMLREFAQVGASQAVEAYENRLLATMSCHGSVRAGRRLTLPEMNALLRDMENTPRSNQCNHGRPTWVKLTLKDLDALFLRGQ encoded by the coding sequence ATGTCCCGCATAGCCGCCCTGCCCGACCACCTCGTCAACCAAATTGCCGCCGGCGAAGTGGTCGAGCGTCCAGCCGCCGCACTCAAAGAAATCATCGAAAACAGCCTCGACGCGGGCGCGACGGCGATAGAGGCGCAGGCCGATGCGGGCGGCGTGAAACGCCTGCGCGTCACCGACAACGGCACGGGCATCCACCCCGACGACCTGCCCCTTGCCCTGTCGCGCCACGCCACCAGCAAAATCGCCAGCCTCGGCGATCTGCAACACGTCGCCAGCATGGGTTTTCGCGGCGAAGGGCTGGCCAGCATTGCCTCCGTCAGCCGCCTCACCCTCACCAGCCGCCAAAGCGGCCAAGCGCACGCCAACCAAATCCGCGCCGAAGACGGCGCCCTCTCCGCCGTGTCCGCCGCCGCCCATCCCGAAGGCACGACGGTGGAAGCGGCCGACCTCTTCTTCAACACCCCCGCCCGCCGCAAATTCCTCAAATCCGACGCTACCGAAAACGCCCACTGCGCCGCCGTTGTCGAACGCCTCGCCCTCGCCAATCCCGCCGTGGCCTTCACCTTCAAACGCGACGGCAAAACCCTGTTTGCCTACCCGCCGCAAAGCCTCGAAGAGCGCGTGGCCGCCGTGCTCGGCGCCGATTTTCAGACGGCCTCCCTGCCCGTCTCCGCCGCCGCAGGCGGCATGGGCCTGCGCGGCCTGATTGCCAAACCCACCTTCGCCAAAGGCAAAAGCGCGCAGCAATACTGCTTCGTCAACCGCCGCTTCGTGCGCGACAAAGTCATGCTGCACGCCGTCAAACAGGCCTACCGCGACGTGCTGCACCACGCCCTCACCCCCGCCTTCGTCCTCTTTCTCGAACTGCCGCCCGAGGCTGTAGACGTCAACGTCCACCCCGCCAAAACCGAAATCCGCTTCCGCGACAGCGCCGCCGTCCACCAATTTATCTTCCACAGCCTCGACAAAGTGCTGGCCGACACCCGCGCCGACCGCACCGAAAGCGTCGGCAACGCCGGCGCCGTGCTGCACCAAATCATGGGCGTGGCCGAGAGGCCGTCTGAAAGCCCGTCCTCCGCCCTTTCAGACGGTCTCAACGCCGCCCCGCCCGCGTCCTCCGGCAAAAGCGTGCCCGCCGCCTACACCCCCGCCGCCCGCGTGCCGCAGCAGCGCAGCCTCAGCCTCAACGAAAGCCGCCGCGCCCTCGACACCTACGCCGAACTCTACCGCAAGAGCCCGCACGACGACCGCGAACTGGCCGAATTGGAACAGCAGCGCTTCGGCAGGCCGTCTGAAAACCAGCCCGCGCCTGCCGACAGCGTTTCAGACGGCCTCCCCGAACACCCGCTCGGCTTCGCCATCGCCCAGCTGCTCGACATCTACATCCTCGCCCAAGCCGCCGACAGCCTGCTGCTGATCGACATGCACGCCGCCGCCGAACGCGTGAATTACGAAAAAATGAAACGCCAGCGCGACGCGCAAGGCCGTCTGAACAGCCAGCCGCTGCTCATCCCCGTTTCCTTTGCCGCCACCCGCGAAGAAACCGCCGCCCTCGCCGACCACGGCGACGAATTGCGCGCCTTCGGCCTCGACCTCTCCGCCATCGGCGAAAACCGCATCGCCGTGCGCACCGTGCCGCAAATGCTCGGCAAAGCCGACATCGAAAGCCTCGCCCGCGACATGCTGCGCGAATTCGCCCAAGTCGGCGCCTCGCAGGCCGTCGAAGCTTACGAAAACCGCCTGCTTGCCACCATGTCCTGCCACGGCTCGGTACGCGCCGGCCGCCGCCTCACCCTGCCCGAAATGAACGCCCTGCTGCGCGACATGGAAAACACCCCGCGCAGCAACCAGTGCAACCACGGCCGCCCCACCTGGGTGAAACTGACCCTGAAAGACCTAGACGCCCTGTTTTTACGCGGACAATAA
- a CDS encoding DUF2798 domain-containing protein has translation MLFSFYASAIMVMIVSGVLVALNTGVDAGYVLRLAKAYLITWPVAFASLLAVRPLVVKLVAASVAE, from the coding sequence GTGCTGTTTTCTTTCTACGCCTCGGCGATTATGGTGATGATTGTCAGCGGCGTGCTGGTCGCACTAAACACCGGCGTGGACGCGGGCTATGTGCTGCGCCTCGCCAAAGCCTATCTGATTACCTGGCCGGTCGCCTTTGCCAGCCTGCTGGCGGTACGGCCGCTGGTGGTGAAGCTGGTGGCGGCGAGTGTGGCGGAGTAG
- a CDS encoding GbsR/MarR family transcriptional regulator, giving the protein MKLNPTTQKFVLHWGEMGSKWGVNRTVAQIHALLYIIGRPMNAEEISETLSVARSNVSNSIKELQSLKLVQTVHQLGDRRDYFTTSDDVWVLVKTIVEQRQQREIEPTLHFLNELMATPEFAQENEQVQKRIRDTQEFMDIATGWTREMIKLPAGTLAQVLKLGAKIQRFLGRKD; this is encoded by the coding sequence ATGAAACTGAATCCGACCACGCAGAAATTCGTGCTCCACTGGGGCGAAATGGGCTCCAAATGGGGCGTCAACCGCACCGTGGCGCAAATCCACGCCCTGCTCTACATCATCGGCCGACCGATGAACGCCGAAGAAATCAGCGAAACCCTCTCCGTCGCCCGCTCCAACGTCAGCAACAGCATCAAAGAGCTGCAAAGCCTGAAACTGGTGCAGACCGTGCACCAGCTCGGCGACCGCCGCGACTATTTCACCACCTCCGACGACGTGTGGGTGCTGGTGAAAACCATCGTCGAGCAGCGCCAGCAGCGCGAAATCGAGCCCACCCTGCACTTTCTCAACGAGCTGATGGCCACGCCCGAGTTCGCGCAGGAAAACGAGCAGGTGCAAAAACGCATCCGCGACACGCAGGAATTTATGGACATAGCCACCGGCTGGACGCGCGAAATGATCAAACTCCCCGCCGGCACACTGGCGCAGGTGCTCAAACTCGGCGCGAAAATCCAGCGTTTTCTCGGCCGCAAAGACTGA
- a CDS encoding LysR family transcriptional regulator: MTDWDDLHHFAVLVEKQTLTAAAEALGVQHSTVSRRIARLEATLGLRLFDRIGRRYLLSEDGARIYAQAQDIAVGMNTLLRTAREQREEMAEVVISAPPLVAKGLLMPHFAAFTRRHANIRLVLQSDAQISDLHARQADIALRIVRPTQNDLVVRRLRPIRYRFYARTNYLKNRPHAEQAFLCLNIAGAHGLWQAEQLAGRKVILACNDFDLIKAGIAAETGIGLLPDFYVHPEDGFVQVGLHDAAVKEEFAADIYLVMHEDLRRSTKIRAVADFLGEVLAE, encoded by the coding sequence ATGACCGACTGGGACGACCTGCACCATTTCGCCGTTCTCGTAGAGAAACAAACCCTGACCGCCGCCGCCGAAGCGCTTGGCGTGCAGCACAGCACCGTTTCGCGCCGCATTGCGCGGCTGGAAGCGACGCTCGGCCTGCGCCTGTTTGACCGCATCGGCCGCCGTTACCTGTTAAGCGAGGACGGCGCGCGCATTTACGCGCAGGCGCAGGACATCGCCGTCGGCATGAATACCCTGCTGCGCACCGCGCGCGAGCAGCGCGAGGAAATGGCGGAAGTCGTCATTTCCGCACCGCCACTGGTCGCTAAGGGGCTGCTGATGCCGCACTTTGCCGCCTTCACCCGCCGCCATGCCAACATCCGCCTCGTCCTGCAAAGCGACGCGCAAATCAGCGATCTGCACGCGCGCCAGGCGGACATTGCGCTGCGCATCGTCCGCCCGACGCAAAACGACCTGGTCGTCCGCCGTCTGCGCCCCATCCGTTACCGCTTCTACGCCCGCACCAATTACCTGAAGAACCGCCCGCACGCCGAGCAGGCCTTTCTCTGCCTGAACATCGCCGGTGCGCATGGCTTGTGGCAGGCAGAACAACTCGCCGGGCGCAAAGTCATCCTCGCCTGCAACGATTTCGACCTCATCAAAGCCGGCATTGCCGCCGAAACCGGCATCGGTCTCTTGCCCGATTTTTACGTCCACCCCGAAGACGGCTTCGTGCAGGTCGGGCTGCATGACGCGGCGGTAAAGGAAGAATTCGCCGCCGATATCTATCTGGTGATGCACGAAGACCTGCGTCGCTCGACAAAAATCCGCGCGGTGGCGGATTTTTTGGGCGAGGTGTTGGCGGAATAA
- the rfaD gene encoding ADP-glyceromanno-heptose 6-epimerase — MTIIVTGAAGFIGSNIVKGLNARGITDIVAVDNLSNGQKFKNLADCDIAHYLDKNEFIRQVRDHIFPFSDIEAVFHEGACSDTMNHDGRYMMDNNYQYTLDLLDWCQDERIPFLYASSAAVYGKGETFREEREHEEPLNVYGYSKFLFDQVVRRRIAEGLSAQVAGFRYFNVYGAREQHKGRMASVAFHHFHQYRERGYVELFGSYDGYGSGEQSRDFVSVEDVVNVNLFFLDHPEQSGIFNLGTGRSQSFNELAAATVNACRAAEGKEKLGLAELVAQGLIRYTEFPDALKGKYQSFTQADIARLRDAGYAQDFLTVEQGVERYVDWLREH; from the coding sequence ATGACCATTATCGTCACCGGCGCGGCCGGCTTTATCGGCAGCAACATCGTCAAAGGGCTCAACGCGCGCGGCATCACGGATATTGTCGCCGTGGACAATCTGTCAAACGGCCAAAAATTCAAAAACCTTGCCGACTGCGACATCGCCCATTACCTCGACAAAAACGAATTCATCCGCCAGGTGCGCGACCATATTTTCCCCTTCTCCGACATCGAAGCCGTGTTCCACGAAGGCGCGTGTTCCGACACCATGAACCACGACGGCCGCTATATGATGGACAACAACTACCAGTACACCCTCGATCTGCTGGACTGGTGTCAGGACGAGCGCATCCCGTTTCTTTACGCATCCAGCGCGGCCGTGTACGGCAAGGGCGAAACCTTCCGCGAAGAGCGCGAACACGAAGAGCCGCTGAATGTATACGGCTATTCCAAATTCCTCTTCGACCAAGTCGTGCGCCGCCGCATCGCCGAAGGGCTCAGCGCGCAGGTGGCGGGCTTCCGCTACTTCAACGTCTACGGCGCGCGCGAGCAGCACAAAGGCCGCATGGCTTCCGTCGCCTTCCATCATTTCCACCAATACCGCGAACGCGGCTACGTCGAACTCTTCGGCAGCTACGACGGCTACGGCAGCGGCGAACAAAGCCGCGACTTCGTCAGCGTCGAAGACGTGGTAAACGTCAACCTGTTCTTCCTCGACCACCCCGAACAATCCGGCATTTTCAACCTCGGCACCGGCCGCAGCCAGAGCTTCAACGAGCTGGCCGCCGCCACCGTCAACGCCTGCCGCGCCGCCGAAGGCAAGGAAAAACTCGGCCTGGCCGAACTGGTGGCGCAGGGTCTGATCCGCTACACCGAATTTCCCGACGCGCTCAAAGGCAAATACCAAAGCTTCACCCAAGCCGACATCGCCCGCCTGCGCGACGCGGGCTACGCGCAAGACTTCCTCACCGTCGAACAGGGCGTGGAGCGCTACGTCGACTGGCTGCGCGAACACTGA
- a CDS encoding bile acid:sodium symporter family protein has translation MDKLKAFSDFFGKTFALWAALTALAAYAQPELFQWVKPLIPWLLGIVMFGMGLTLSPSDFKILGRHPKSVLVGVAAQFVIMPLTAFVLAKALGLPPQIAAGVILVGACPGGTASNVMTFLARGNVALSVAVTSVSTLLAPVLTPAVFYLLAHQWLDISAAAMLVSILEIVLLPIVLGVLANTFLHRQTQAAADVLPLVSVLAVALILGGVVAVSKDKIAEAGLLIFGVVVLHNCIGYLLGFFAAKLCGLPYDEQKTLSIEVGMQNSGLAATLALKYFDPVAAVPGAIFSVWHNVSGSLLASYWAAKADRAAGKK, from the coding sequence ATGGACAAACTCAAAGCATTCAGCGACTTTTTCGGCAAAACCTTCGCCCTGTGGGCGGCGCTCACCGCCCTTGCCGCCTACGCGCAGCCCGAACTCTTCCAATGGGTGAAACCCCTTATCCCGTGGCTGCTGGGCATCGTCATGTTCGGCATGGGGCTGACCCTCAGCCCGTCCGACTTCAAAATCCTCGGCCGCCATCCCAAATCCGTGCTGGTCGGCGTTGCCGCGCAGTTTGTCATTATGCCGCTCACCGCCTTCGTACTGGCCAAAGCCCTCGGCCTGCCGCCGCAGATTGCCGCCGGCGTCATCCTCGTCGGCGCCTGCCCGGGCGGCACCGCGTCCAACGTCATGACCTTCCTCGCCCGCGGCAACGTCGCCCTTTCCGTTGCCGTCACCTCCGTCTCCACCCTGCTCGCCCCTGTGCTGACGCCCGCCGTTTTCTACCTGCTGGCACACCAGTGGCTCGACATCTCCGCCGCCGCCATGCTGGTGTCCATTTTGGAAATCGTGCTGCTGCCCATCGTGCTGGGCGTGTTGGCCAACACCTTCCTGCACCGGCAGACACAGGCCGCGGCCGACGTGCTGCCGCTGGTGTCGGTATTGGCCGTGGCGCTGATTCTCGGCGGCGTCGTTGCCGTCAGCAAAGACAAAATTGCCGAAGCCGGCCTGCTGATTTTCGGCGTGGTCGTGCTGCACAACTGCATCGGCTACCTCCTCGGCTTCTTCGCCGCCAAACTCTGCGGCCTGCCCTATGACGAACAGAAAACCCTGTCCATCGAAGTCGGCATGCAAAATTCCGGCCTCGCCGCCACGCTGGCGCTCAAATACTTCGACCCCGTCGCCGCCGTGCCCGGCGCGATTTTCAGCGTGTGGCACAACGTCTCCGGCTCGCTGCTGGCATCCTACTGGGCAGCCAAAGCCGACCGCGCCGCCGGTAAGAAATAA
- a CDS encoding sensor histidine kinase, translating to MHIIRQINAWFAVPDMRNLGTAVRIFFFCAAGVLLLPLISGSGAPYGMLVWQHAAWLVPLVAANAVTGYFTDRYLVRHPQGAVLNLLFCLVQLFVVDFVILGERTHFVQHLVIYTVGVLFAMYFEANRLRALSPAVSEARLTALTARIRPHFLFNSLNAAISLIRLRPYDAETLLENLANLFRAQLREGNQFSTLGQEIEWAQEYIAIEQIRMGPHRVQVEWLHEAPDDAETPQLLLQPLLENAVFHGVETTARPGNIVVKTALQGHWLYIRIENPYTPHENMENTQKAHRGNSMALKNLQERLDIMYDNDAELKLSALDDIGIYRVDIRLPYRKQDNDYGALFGA from the coding sequence ATGCACATTATACGTCAAATAAACGCGTGGTTTGCGGTTCCCGATATGCGCAATTTGGGCACGGCCGTGCGGATTTTCTTTTTTTGCGCCGCAGGTGTGCTGCTGCTGCCGCTGATTTCCGGCAGCGGTGCGCCCTATGGGATGCTGGTGTGGCAGCACGCCGCCTGGCTCGTGCCGCTGGTGGCGGCCAACGCCGTTACCGGTTATTTCACCGACCGCTATCTCGTCCGCCATCCGCAGGGTGCGGTGCTCAACCTGCTGTTTTGCCTGGTGCAGCTTTTCGTCGTCGATTTCGTCATATTGGGTGAGCGCACCCATTTCGTTCAGCATTTGGTTATCTACACCGTCGGCGTGCTCTTTGCCATGTATTTCGAGGCCAACCGCCTGCGCGCCCTGTCGCCCGCCGTTTCCGAAGCACGGCTCACCGCGCTCACCGCCCGCATCCGCCCGCATTTTCTCTTTAACAGCCTCAACGCCGCCATCAGCCTCATCCGCCTGCGTCCGTATGACGCGGAAACCCTGCTGGAAAACCTCGCCAACCTGTTCCGCGCCCAGCTGCGCGAGGGCAACCAGTTCAGCACGCTGGGACAGGAAATCGAATGGGCGCAGGAATACATCGCCATCGAACAAATCCGCATGGGGCCGCACCGCGTGCAGGTCGAGTGGCTGCACGAAGCGCCCGACGATGCGGAAACGCCGCAACTGCTGTTGCAGCCGCTGCTGGAAAACGCCGTTTTCCACGGCGTGGAAACCACCGCCCGTCCCGGCAATATTGTGGTGAAAACCGCTTTGCAGGGACACTGGCTGTATATCCGCATCGAAAATCCCTACACGCCGCACGAAAACATGGAAAACACGCAAAAGGCGCACCGCGGCAATTCGATGGCGCTGAAAAATTTGCAGGAGCGTCTGGACATCATGTACGACAATGACGCCGAGCTGAAACTGTCGGCGCTGGACGACATCGGCATCTACCGCGTCGACATCCGCCTGCCCTACCGCAAACAGGATAACGACTACGGCGCATTGTTCGGCGCGTAG
- the upp gene encoding uracil phosphoribosyltransferase — MNIRIIDHPLVRHKLALMREADCSTYKFRTLTGELARLMAYEASRDFATETYTLQGWCGEIEGERIKGKTITVVPILRAGLGMLDGVLDLIPTAKISVVGLQRDEETLKPVSYFEKFVSKMNERPALIIDPMLATGGSMVATIDLLKAKGCTNIKALVLVAAPEGVKLVNDAHPDVTIYTAALDSHLNENGYIIPGLGDAGDKIFGTK, encoded by the coding sequence GTGAACATCCGCATCATCGACCACCCCCTCGTCCGCCACAAACTCGCGCTGATGCGCGAGGCCGACTGCAGCACCTACAAATTCCGCACCCTCACCGGCGAGCTGGCGCGGCTGATGGCCTACGAGGCCAGCCGCGATTTCGCTACCGAAACCTACACCCTGCAAGGCTGGTGCGGCGAAATCGAAGGCGAGCGCATCAAGGGCAAAACGATTACCGTCGTGCCCATCCTGCGCGCGGGGCTGGGCATGCTCGACGGCGTGCTCGATCTGATTCCCACCGCCAAAATCAGCGTCGTCGGCCTGCAACGCGACGAAGAAACGCTCAAACCCGTGTCCTATTTTGAAAAATTCGTCAGCAAAATGAACGAGCGCCCCGCGCTGATTATCGACCCCATGCTGGCCACCGGCGGCTCGATGGTGGCCACCATCGACCTTTTGAAGGCCAAAGGCTGCACCAACATCAAAGCGCTGGTACTCGTTGCCGCGCCCGAAGGCGTGAAACTGGTAAACGACGCGCATCCCGACGTTACCATCTACACCGCCGCCCTCGACAGCCACCTCAACGAAAACGGCTACATCATCCCCGGCCTGGGCGACGCGGGCGACAAGATTTTCGGCACGAAATAA
- a CDS encoding DnaJ C-terminal domain-containing protein — protein sequence MAEKSYYEILGVDKTADADTIKKAYRKLVRKYHPDVSKEPDAAGRTAEINRAYETLSDTEKRAAYDEEQANPYGRAGGSSFGQGFDANGFADGGFRYEYRGGEPFGAGDFNFEDLFSAFGSRAQSRPEGPEKGQDQHAELAVDIYAAYTGAERTLTLNVPSADEYGRPVYREKTLNVKIPQGISEGQQIRLAGQGLPGRNGGADGDLYLKIKFHERPDLYVKNRKDVYQTIDVKPWEAVLGGKIIVPTAGGRLQVSLPADSQSGKTIRLKGKGIPAKEAGDLYLTIRITVPKAESEADRRAWEQLAAHFGHPA from the coding sequence ATGGCAGAAAAAAGCTACTACGAAATACTCGGCGTCGACAAAACCGCCGACGCCGACACCATCAAAAAAGCCTACCGCAAACTCGTGCGCAAATACCATCCCGACGTCAGCAAAGAACCCGACGCCGCCGGGCGCACCGCCGAAATCAACCGCGCCTACGAAACCCTGTCCGACACCGAAAAACGCGCCGCCTACGACGAAGAACAGGCCAACCCCTACGGACGCGCGGGCGGCAGCTCCTTCGGCCAGGGCTTTGATGCAAACGGTTTCGCCGACGGCGGCTTCCGCTACGAATACCGCGGCGGCGAACCCTTCGGCGCGGGCGACTTCAACTTCGAAGACCTCTTCTCCGCCTTCGGCAGCCGCGCACAAAGCCGCCCCGAAGGCCCCGAAAAAGGGCAGGACCAGCACGCCGAACTCGCCGTCGACATCTACGCCGCCTACACCGGCGCCGAGCGCACCCTCACCCTCAACGTCCCCTCCGCCGACGAATACGGCCGCCCCGTCTACCGCGAAAAAACCCTCAACGTCAAAATCCCGCAGGGCATCAGCGAAGGCCAGCAGATACGCCTTGCCGGACAAGGCCTGCCCGGCCGCAACGGCGGCGCCGACGGCGACCTCTACCTCAAAATCAAATTCCACGAGCGCCCCGATCTCTACGTCAAAAACCGCAAAGACGTCTACCAAACCATCGACGTCAAACCATGGGAAGCCGTGCTCGGCGGCAAAATCATCGTCCCCACCGCCGGCGGCCGCCTGCAAGTCAGCCTGCCCGCCGACAGCCAAAGCGGCAAAACCATCCGCCTCAAAGGCAAAGGCATCCCCGCCAAAGAAGCGGGCGACCTATACCTCACCATCCGCATCACCGTACCCAAAGCCGAAAGCGAAGCCGACCGCCGCGCCTGGGAGCAGCTTGCCGCCCACTTCGGCCACCCAGCCTGA
- a CDS encoding pyridoxamine 5'-phosphate oxidase family protein, with product MQSMPENTAAFFRANRVVSIAAAAEGEIWSACCFYAFDEAAARLIVLTSCNSRHGRLMSASPQVAATIAGQPEGFLQISGIQLSARALRLEGEARKNALALYTETHPLAKAMALKTDVWQLELDSVKYTDNKLVFAQKTLWQREEA from the coding sequence GTGCAGAGCATGCCCGAAAACACCGCCGCCTTCTTCCGCGCCAACCGCGTCGTCAGCATTGCCGCGGCAGCAGAGGGCGAAATTTGGAGCGCCTGCTGCTTCTACGCCTTCGACGAAGCCGCCGCCCGCCTGATCGTCCTCACCTCGTGCAACAGCCGTCACGGCCGCCTGATGTCGGCCTCGCCGCAGGTGGCCGCCACCATCGCCGGACAGCCCGAAGGCTTCCTCCAAATCAGCGGCATCCAGCTCTCCGCCCGCGCCCTGCGGCTCGAAGGCGAAGCGCGCAAAAACGCGCTGGCGCTCTACACGGAAACACACCCGCTGGCCAAAGCCATGGCGCTGAAAACCGACGTTTGGCAGCTCGAACTCGACAGCGTGAAATACACCGACAACAAACTCGTCTTCGCCCAGAAAACCCTGTGGCAGCGTGAAGAGGCGTAA